In a genomic window of Streptomyces koelreuteriae:
- a CDS encoding GntR family transcriptional regulator gives MTEIQRPGALYQQVAAAIRAAILSGEFAPDSLLPSEAQLMARYSVSRPTVRNAIAALRAEGLIDVRHGKGSFVRSSGQPTLTLERRINRTTDSKFVMPNGDAWQEAEEPSSYRTRTTKATGRLLGLSEEEAVFGCDRLLIDTATGARAMHRMLIPFEVAEAVPVLAEEPCQPPAAIYGVLAQDGHKLWWSETVRARMPLPDERSTLQLPDATPILHVARVAHGADDRPLTLEELSIGADRAELAYRITAEKQSARRTRT, from the coding sequence ATGACGGAGATCCAGCGCCCCGGAGCCCTCTACCAGCAAGTCGCCGCCGCCATCCGCGCAGCGATCCTGTCGGGCGAGTTCGCCCCTGACTCCCTGCTTCCGTCGGAAGCCCAGCTCATGGCCCGCTACAGCGTCTCCCGCCCCACGGTTCGCAACGCCATCGCCGCACTCCGGGCGGAAGGTCTCATCGACGTGCGCCACGGCAAAGGCAGCTTCGTACGCTCCAGCGGCCAGCCCACACTCACCCTCGAACGCCGCATCAACCGCACCACCGACAGCAAGTTCGTCATGCCCAACGGCGACGCCTGGCAGGAGGCCGAGGAGCCGAGCAGCTACCGCACCCGGACCACGAAAGCCACAGGTCGACTGCTGGGACTCAGTGAGGAAGAGGCCGTGTTCGGCTGCGACCGGCTCTTGATCGACACGGCTACGGGTGCCCGCGCAATGCACCGCATGCTGATTCCGTTCGAAGTCGCCGAGGCGGTTCCAGTGCTCGCTGAGGAGCCGTGCCAGCCCCCGGCAGCGATCTACGGAGTGCTCGCCCAGGACGGACACAAGCTGTGGTGGTCGGAGACGGTCCGCGCCCGAATGCCGCTGCCCGACGAGCGGAGCACCCTCCAGCTCCCCGACGCGACCCCGATCCTTCACGTCGCCCGCGTCGCACACGGCGCCGACGATCGCCCACTGACCCTCGAAGAACTCAGCATCGGCGCGGACCGTGCCGAACTCGCCTACCGGATCACCGCCGAGAAGCAGTCCGCGCGACGCACCCGCACCTGA
- a CDS encoding SCO3933 family regulatory protein — MQSIPVDTARLGVLRCANAPEVKFSNSETQEVKKDRDGNPVYSVAVTVRPDGRRISVIEIAVSGEPKGLEAGQVVKVTGLTAFVWSMGDRSGVSFRADTITPAHGPAAQGKGGDA; from the coding sequence ATGCAGTCCATTCCCGTGGACACGGCGCGACTCGGCGTACTGCGGTGTGCCAACGCGCCTGAAGTGAAGTTCAGCAACTCCGAAACACAGGAGGTGAAGAAGGACCGGGACGGCAACCCGGTCTACAGCGTGGCCGTCACCGTGCGGCCGGACGGACGGCGTATCTCCGTGATCGAGATCGCCGTGAGCGGTGAGCCCAAGGGGCTGGAAGCGGGCCAGGTCGTCAAGGTCACCGGGCTGACGGCGTTCGTCTGGTCGATGGGCGACCGCAGCGGCGTCAGCTTCCGCGCCGACACGATCACGCCCGCGCACGGACCGGCGGCGCAGGGCAAGGGCGGTGACGCGTGA
- a CDS encoding FtsK/SpoIIIE domain-containing protein gives MGPTLLALALAVLAWVLVVGDLVRRHRPAWHWYVIGYPVTASRVVFTWRRVALLNDLSVSRLPARTLIGHLLVKGDPVRPTAPRISFPRATRMGLTVSVRLHAGQTPATYLKAADAFVHAWKVHAVRVTSPERGLVLLTAMVSDPLQRPGFMQERMSVCRSAGVRSIWELPDKLRPVPVVVIVDEIAELYLSDGRRESKAETEQCSTLLLRLAQLGAALGVHLVVAGQRVGSDLGPGVTALRAQLGGRICHRVNDPGTAEMTLGDLNKDAVAVAQAITAEERGVAVCTGPDGSWSRARSHLTPTEEAVSTARKHAALTPDLPALNRALAAPEGDDK, from the coding sequence ATTGGGCCGACCCTGCTCGCGCTCGCCCTGGCGGTACTGGCCTGGGTGCTGGTCGTCGGTGACCTGGTTCGGCGCCACCGTCCGGCCTGGCACTGGTACGTGATCGGCTACCCCGTGACTGCGTCCCGGGTGGTGTTCACCTGGCGCAGGGTTGCCTTGCTCAACGACCTGTCCGTATCCCGCCTCCCGGCGCGAACGCTCATCGGGCACCTGCTGGTCAAGGGGGACCCGGTCCGGCCGACGGCTCCACGGATCTCGTTCCCCCGGGCTACCCGCATGGGCTTGACCGTGAGTGTGCGGCTGCACGCGGGTCAGACTCCGGCGACCTACCTGAAGGCGGCAGACGCGTTCGTCCATGCCTGGAAGGTTCACGCAGTGCGCGTGACCTCGCCGGAACGCGGGCTGGTCCTGCTGACGGCGATGGTCAGTGATCCGCTACAGCGGCCCGGATTCATGCAGGAACGAATGAGCGTGTGCCGGTCGGCCGGCGTGCGCTCCATATGGGAGCTGCCCGACAAGCTCCGGCCGGTGCCGGTCGTCGTGATCGTTGACGAGATCGCAGAGCTGTACTTGTCCGACGGCCGCCGCGAGAGCAAAGCCGAAACCGAGCAGTGCTCCACGCTGCTGCTGCGCCTGGCCCAGCTCGGAGCAGCACTCGGCGTCCACCTGGTGGTGGCCGGACAGCGGGTCGGCTCCGATCTGGGGCCCGGCGTCACCGCCCTGCGGGCTCAGCTCGGCGGCCGGATCTGCCACCGGGTGAACGATCCCGGCACGGCAGAGATGACCCTGGGCGACCTGAACAAGGACGCCGTGGCTGTCGCGCAAGCCATCACGGCAGAGGAACGGGGCGTGGCCGTGTGCACCGGCCCGGACGGCAGTTGGAGCCGCGCCCGTTCCCACCTCACGCCCACGGAAGAGGCCGTCTCGACGGCTCGGAAGCACGCAGCACTCACCCCGGACCTGCCCGCCCTCAACCGTGCCCTTGCGGCGCCTGAAGGAGACGACAAGTGA
- a CDS encoding replication initiator has translation MRQLSEADRDAIELAQDPAFPRLLEQITATGGCSHPVHLSGSTTALDGATGEVLRHYDTGNEPGERLLVRCRNRRATVCPACSRLHAGDTFHLVRAGLLGGKNVPAAVRHRPRLFVTLTAPSFGHVHRAGELCRPRRDRGTCEHDRPRSCGAVHGPDDPSVGKPLCADCYDYTGHVLWHAHASKLWDRFVIDVRRRLASSVGLVQSHFRDHARLSFARVAEYQKRAAVHVHAVVRLDGPNGPADEPPPWAAHRLIAAVRSSASRVLVRTPYSPAVGELALRWGAQVDVRPLHAEGDGPDDDAIAAYVAKYVTKGASETGAGIDYRVTTWDDIEAASVSAHVRTLMRTCWRLGGLPEFEPLNLRTWAHTLGYRGHILTKSRAYSTTFAALRAERAQHVGGVDVPGAVTDRHWRYVGSGHTSGAALIAAGIADDIAENRAVAREALRAGGDAN, from the coding sequence CTGCGTCAGCTGTCCGAAGCAGACCGCGACGCAATCGAACTAGCCCAGGACCCGGCGTTTCCCCGCCTGTTGGAGCAGATCACTGCCACCGGTGGCTGCTCGCACCCCGTCCACCTCTCCGGCTCCACCACCGCCCTGGACGGCGCAACCGGCGAAGTCCTCCGCCACTACGACACCGGCAACGAACCCGGTGAACGCCTTCTCGTACGCTGCCGCAACCGCCGGGCAACCGTCTGCCCCGCATGCTCACGCCTCCACGCGGGCGACACCTTCCACCTCGTCCGCGCGGGCCTCCTCGGCGGGAAGAACGTCCCTGCCGCAGTCCGCCACCGGCCCCGGCTCTTCGTCACCCTGACTGCCCCGTCCTTCGGTCACGTGCACCGCGCCGGGGAGCTGTGCCGCCCCCGCCGTGACCGTGGGACGTGCGAACACGACCGTCCTCGGAGCTGCGGCGCTGTCCACGGTCCCGATGACCCCTCCGTCGGCAAGCCCCTGTGCGCTGACTGCTACGACTACACCGGCCACGTGCTGTGGCACGCGCATGCGTCGAAGCTGTGGGATCGGTTCGTCATCGACGTCCGACGGCGGCTCGCCTCCTCGGTCGGCCTCGTACAGTCCCACTTTCGGGACCATGCCCGGCTGTCCTTCGCACGCGTCGCCGAGTACCAGAAGCGGGCGGCCGTCCACGTGCACGCAGTCGTCCGCCTCGACGGCCCGAACGGACCGGCGGACGAACCTCCCCCTTGGGCCGCGCACCGGCTCATCGCCGCCGTGCGGTCCTCCGCTTCCCGTGTCCTGGTCCGTACGCCGTACAGCCCCGCGGTGGGTGAGTTGGCTCTGCGTTGGGGCGCCCAGGTCGACGTGCGCCCGCTGCACGCCGAGGGTGACGGGCCTGACGATGATGCCATCGCCGCCTATGTGGCCAAGTACGTCACCAAGGGAGCGAGCGAGACAGGCGCCGGCATCGACTACAGGGTCACCACCTGGGATGACATCGAGGCTGCGTCCGTGAGCGCACACGTTCGCACTCTCATGCGGACCTGCTGGCGCCTGGGCGGCCTGCCCGAGTTCGAACCCCTGAACCTGCGCACGTGGGCTCACACGCTCGGCTACCGGGGCCACATCCTCACGAAGTCTCGCGCCTACTCCACCACCTTCGCGGCACTGCGGGCCGAACGCGCCCAGCACGTAGGCGGTGTCGACGTCCCTGGGGCGGTCACGGATAGGCACTGGCGCTACGTCGGCTCCGGCCATACCTCGGGCGCTGCGCTCATCGCCGCCGGAATCGCAGATGACATCGCTGAGAACCGCGCCGTCGCGCGGGAAGCTCTCCGAGCTGGCGGTGATGCCAACTGA
- a CDS encoding recombinase family protein, with the protein MGKREELVSKLRGTPEGLPSVEEVRAMLASDPELKCVVCYARISFDGRVKDAHGVEDQHRDMTEAARRFGWLVVFRYTDNDKSASKENIVRDDFEQLLADLAAGTTPDGYPIHGVMAVNDDRLYRRPSDWERYLKAFTTQEGRVYHDSNGIQDLYAEGFEIKGLLGVAMSLSETRKKERRSRNSHRSRAIRGQSVAAWRPFGWEDDKVSLRPDEAEAIRQAVKDVIAGASISEITRRWKEAGFITSRGNAFQYQTVKQVLVNARLCGYREIKGELVRDGDDQPIVGEWESIITPKEWFAVTAKVRERGRGTGMPRGGLVHKYLLTGILRCGQVLEDGTVCNNKMIGIKANDWLKYRHAYMCKKTVDGGCNKTYKRGDKTDKAIEELVIAKLERDAASKAQDVPDWDKADALERAVRSRNELERRWHDDEDTDIDDETFFRNLPVLERRIKELRADQRAHEALKAEAEEAKEDVRNSWGSKTLTQKREAIKKVLSAVIAVPGGKGNRTFDPELLKPVWRTSE; encoded by the coding sequence GTGGGCAAGCGCGAGGAGTTGGTCAGCAAGCTGCGAGGTACGCCCGAGGGACTGCCGTCCGTCGAGGAAGTGCGCGCCATGCTGGCTTCCGACCCGGAGTTGAAGTGCGTCGTCTGCTACGCACGGATCTCGTTCGACGGCCGGGTGAAGGATGCCCACGGCGTCGAAGACCAGCACCGGGACATGACCGAGGCCGCCCGAAGGTTCGGATGGCTCGTCGTCTTCCGCTATACGGACAACGACAAGAGCGCGAGCAAGGAGAACATCGTTCGCGATGACTTCGAGCAGCTGCTCGCCGATCTTGCTGCCGGGACGACGCCGGACGGGTACCCGATCCACGGCGTCATGGCAGTCAACGACGACCGGCTGTACCGGCGCCCGAGTGACTGGGAGCGGTACCTGAAGGCGTTCACCACGCAGGAAGGACGCGTCTACCACGACTCGAACGGCATCCAGGACCTCTACGCCGAAGGCTTCGAGATCAAAGGGCTTCTGGGGGTCGCCATGTCCCTCAGCGAGACGAGGAAGAAGGAGCGTCGGAGCAGGAACAGCCACCGCAGCCGGGCGATCCGCGGGCAGTCGGTAGCGGCGTGGCGCCCCTTTGGATGGGAGGACGACAAGGTCTCGTTGCGCCCGGACGAGGCTGAAGCCATCCGTCAGGCGGTGAAGGACGTGATCGCGGGTGCCTCCATTTCCGAGATCACGCGCCGGTGGAAGGAGGCCGGCTTCATCACGAGTCGCGGGAACGCCTTCCAGTACCAGACCGTCAAGCAGGTCCTGGTGAACGCGCGGCTGTGTGGATATCGCGAGATCAAGGGCGAGCTTGTACGTGACGGCGACGATCAGCCCATCGTGGGCGAGTGGGAGTCGATCATCACTCCTAAGGAGTGGTTCGCGGTCACGGCCAAGGTCAGGGAGCGTGGCCGCGGAACCGGGATGCCGCGCGGTGGCCTGGTCCACAAGTACCTGCTGACCGGCATCCTGCGATGCGGCCAGGTGCTGGAGGACGGCACGGTCTGCAACAACAAGATGATCGGGATCAAGGCGAACGACTGGCTCAAGTATCGGCACGCCTACATGTGCAAGAAGACCGTGGACGGCGGCTGCAACAAGACCTACAAGCGGGGCGACAAGACAGACAAGGCCATCGAGGAACTGGTCATCGCCAAGTTGGAGCGCGATGCGGCAAGCAAGGCCCAGGACGTACCGGACTGGGACAAGGCCGATGCCCTGGAGCGAGCCGTCAGGAGCCGCAACGAGCTGGAGCGGCGTTGGCACGACGACGAGGACACGGACATCGATGATGAGACGTTCTTCCGCAATCTCCCGGTCCTCGAACGGCGGATCAAGGAGCTTCGTGCGGATCAGCGGGCGCACGAAGCTCTGAAGGCGGAGGCCGAGGAAGCCAAGGAAGACGTCAGGAACTCGTGGGGGTCGAAGACGCTCACACAGAAGCGTGAGGCGATCAAGAAGGTGCTGAGCGCCGTGATCGCAGTGCCGGGTGGCAAGGGCAACAGGACATTCGACCCGGAGCTTCTCAAGCCTGTGTGGCGGACTTCCGAGTGA
- a CDS encoding metallophosphoesterase family protein, whose product MVEGSMTQGAGQGPEVERTATLRDFRVPAYVHETGPYVQSMSSGEVAPPPEETYPEGYTPTQRDLPVVNRGDTVQVTVDPETSAAPPPNTGQGPLYVVGDVHGYLDQLVAALQEKGLLDAEGNWCAGTARLWFLGDFTDRGPDGIGVIDLVMRLSAEAAAAGGYCKALMGNHELLLLGAKRFGDTPVNSGAGTATFQAAWLLNGGQKTDMDRLQDHHLQWMSRLDAVEEVDGHLLVHSDTTAYLDYGRSIEEVNDTVRETITRNDADEVWDLFRKFTKRFSFRDEGGADAVRSLLDTYGGTRIVHGHSPIPYLLGEVGSEEDEDSGDPVIEGPHVYADGLAIAMDGGVTMAGKLLVQQLPLAT is encoded by the coding sequence ATGGTGGAGGGGTCGATGACTCAGGGGGCCGGTCAGGGACCCGAGGTGGAGCGCACGGCGACGTTGCGCGACTTCCGGGTGCCCGCGTACGTCCACGAGACCGGTCCGTACGTCCAGAGCATGAGCTCCGGCGAGGTCGCTCCGCCGCCCGAGGAGACCTATCCCGAGGGATACACGCCGACCCAGCGCGACCTTCCCGTGGTCAACCGGGGTGACACTGTCCAGGTGACCGTCGACCCGGAAACCTCCGCGGCCCCGCCCCCGAACACCGGACAGGGCCCGCTGTACGTCGTGGGCGACGTCCACGGCTATCTCGACCAGCTGGTGGCCGCTCTGCAGGAGAAGGGCCTCCTCGACGCCGAAGGCAACTGGTGCGCGGGCACCGCCCGGCTGTGGTTCCTCGGTGACTTCACCGACCGCGGCCCGGACGGCATCGGCGTCATCGACCTCGTGATGCGGCTGTCCGCGGAGGCCGCGGCGGCCGGCGGCTACTGCAAGGCGCTGATGGGCAACCACGAGCTGCTGCTGCTCGGCGCCAAGCGGTTCGGCGACACGCCCGTCAACTCCGGCGCGGGCACCGCCACCTTCCAGGCGGCCTGGCTGCTCAACGGCGGCCAGAAGACCGACATGGACCGCCTCCAGGACCACCACCTGCAGTGGATGTCCCGTCTCGACGCCGTCGAGGAGGTCGACGGCCATCTGCTCGTCCACTCCGACACCACCGCCTACCTCGACTACGGCCGTTCCATCGAAGAGGTCAACGACACCGTCCGCGAGACGATCACGCGCAACGACGCGGACGAGGTCTGGGACCTGTTCCGCAAGTTCACCAAGCGGTTCTCCTTCCGCGACGAGGGCGGCGCGGACGCCGTGCGCTCCCTGCTCGATACGTACGGCGGCACCCGCATCGTTCACGGGCACAGCCCGATTCCGTATCTGCTGGGCGAGGTCGGCTCCGAGGAGGACGAGGACAGCGGCGACCCGGTGATCGAGGGACCGCATGTCTACGCCGACGGACTCGCCATCGCGATGGACGGCGGCGTGACCATGGCCGGAAAGCTGCTGGTCCAGCAACTGCCCTTGGCTACGTGA
- a CDS encoding LacI family DNA-binding transcriptional regulator, with protein MTAAGKHQVSRAETSRRGSRPSRAGIRDVAAAAGVSITTVSDALNGKGRLPDATRRHVREVADRLGYRPSAAARTLRTGKSGLIGLTVTTYGDEPFTFTEFAYFAEMARAATSAALARGYALVILPATSRHDVWSNVALDGTVVIDPSDQDPVVSELVRQGLPVVSDGRPAGSLPVTAWVDNDHEAAVLGILDHLADAGARRIGLLTGTTTDTYTHLSTTAYLRWCERVGQDPVYEAYPAHDPCAGAVAADRLLARPDRPDAVYGLFDPNGTDLLAAARRYGLRVPDDLLLVCCSESTVYANTEPPITTLSLKPRRIGTAVVQLLIDAIEGVESDRPVEQVIPTELIVRTSSQRRPPRTTVSPPRSPEGA; from the coding sequence ATGACAGCAGCAGGGAAGCACCAGGTGAGCCGCGCGGAAACCTCCCGTCGAGGCAGTCGGCCGAGTCGGGCGGGTATCAGAGACGTGGCCGCCGCCGCCGGAGTCTCCATCACGACCGTCTCCGACGCCCTCAACGGCAAGGGCCGGCTTCCGGACGCCACCCGGCGCCATGTCCGCGAGGTGGCCGACCGGCTGGGCTACCGGCCCTCGGCCGCCGCCCGGACCCTCCGTACCGGCAAGTCGGGACTCATCGGCCTGACCGTGACGACGTACGGGGATGAACCTTTCACCTTCACGGAGTTCGCGTACTTCGCCGAGATGGCGCGAGCCGCCACCTCCGCCGCGCTCGCCCGCGGCTACGCCCTCGTCATCCTGCCCGCGACCTCCCGCCACGACGTGTGGTCGAACGTCGCCCTGGACGGCACGGTCGTCATCGACCCCTCCGACCAGGACCCGGTCGTCAGCGAACTCGTCCGGCAGGGTCTGCCGGTCGTCTCCGACGGCCGCCCGGCCGGCTCCCTGCCGGTCACGGCCTGGGTCGACAACGACCACGAGGCCGCCGTCCTCGGCATCCTCGACCACCTGGCCGACGCCGGCGCCCGCCGCATCGGCCTGCTGACCGGCACGACGACGGACACCTACACCCACCTGTCGACCACCGCGTACCTGCGCTGGTGCGAGCGCGTCGGCCAGGATCCGGTGTACGAGGCCTATCCGGCGCACGATCCGTGCGCGGGCGCCGTCGCCGCCGACCGGCTCCTGGCCCGCCCCGACCGGCCCGACGCGGTCTACGGGCTGTTCGACCCGAACGGCACCGACCTGCTCGCCGCCGCCCGCCGCTACGGCCTGCGCGTACCGGACGACCTGCTGCTGGTCTGCTGCAGCGAGTCCACCGTGTACGCCAACACCGAGCCCCCCATCACCACGCTCTCCCTGAAACCGCGCCGCATCGGCACGGCGGTGGTACAGCTCCTCATCGACGCCATCGAGGGAGTGGAATCCGACCGTCCGGTGGAGCAGGTGATACCGACGGAGCTGATCGTGCGCACGTCGTCCCAGCGACGCCCGCCGCGCACGACGGTCAGCCCGCCGCGGTCCCCCGAAGGGGCGTAG
- the hisC gene encoding histidinol-phosphate transaminase, protein MSETSPKLRGELEGIPTYKPGKPAAAGGPVAYKLSSNENPYPPLPGVMETVTAAAGNFNRYPDMACTGLMNELSERFGVPLTHLATGTGSVGVAQQLIQATSGPGDEVIYAWRSFEAYPIITQVSGATSVQVPLTADDVHDLDAMADAITDRTRLIFVCNPNNPTGTVVRRAELERFLDRVPGDVLVVLDEAYREFIRDPEVPDGVELYRDRPNVCVLRTFSKAYGLAGLRVGFAIAHEPVAAALRKTAVPFGVSQLAQEAAIASMRAEDELFGRVGSLVGERTRVVDGLRAQGWTVPETQANFVWLRLGERTVAFAQACEQAGVVIRPFPGEGVRVTVGETEANDIFLKVAEGFRKEL, encoded by the coding sequence GTGAGCGAGACGAGCCCCAAGCTGCGCGGCGAGCTGGAGGGAATCCCCACCTACAAGCCGGGCAAGCCCGCTGCGGCAGGCGGGCCGGTGGCCTACAAGCTGTCCTCCAACGAGAACCCGTACCCGCCGCTGCCGGGCGTGATGGAGACCGTGACGGCGGCGGCCGGCAACTTCAACCGCTACCCGGACATGGCCTGTACCGGGCTGATGAACGAGCTGTCCGAGCGGTTCGGCGTTCCCCTCACCCACCTGGCCACCGGCACCGGGTCGGTCGGTGTCGCCCAGCAGCTGATCCAGGCCACCTCCGGCCCCGGCGACGAGGTGATCTACGCCTGGCGGTCCTTCGAGGCGTACCCGATCATCACGCAGGTCAGCGGCGCGACCTCAGTTCAGGTGCCACTGACCGCCGATGACGTCCACGACCTCGACGCGATGGCCGACGCGATCACCGACCGGACCCGGCTGATCTTCGTCTGCAACCCCAACAACCCGACCGGCACGGTCGTGCGGCGGGCGGAGCTGGAGCGCTTCCTCGACCGGGTGCCGGGAGACGTGCTGGTGGTCCTCGACGAGGCCTACCGCGAGTTCATCCGCGACCCCGAGGTGCCGGACGGTGTCGAGCTCTACCGCGACCGGCCCAATGTCTGCGTCCTGCGGACCTTCTCCAAGGCGTACGGCCTGGCCGGTCTGCGCGTCGGGTTCGCCATCGCCCATGAGCCGGTGGCGGCGGCGCTGCGCAAGACGGCCGTGCCGTTCGGGGTGAGCCAGCTGGCGCAGGAGGCGGCGATCGCCTCGATGCGTGCCGAGGACGAACTGTTCGGCCGGGTCGGCTCGCTGGTGGGTGAGCGCACGCGCGTGGTCGACGGGCTGCGCGCCCAGGGCTGGACGGTGCCCGAGACCCAGGCCAACTTCGTGTGGCTGCGGCTGGGGGAGCGCACGGTCGCCTTCGCGCAGGCGTGTGAGCAGGCGGGCGTGGTGATCCGGCCGTTCCCGGGTGAGGGTGTGCGGGTCACGGTCGGGGAGACCGAGGCGAACGACATCTTCCTGAAGGTGGCGGAAGGGTTTCGCAAGGAGCTGTAG
- a CDS encoding cyclophilin-like fold protein, whose protein sequence is MQTPLQIRISWPAGHLTATLDDTPTAQSLAQALPLVSTARTWGEEVYFDTGLSVSRETDARQVVEPGTVAFWADGDALALPYGPTPISQGEECRLASPCNVLGRIDGDPGLLATVRGGDPVRVELVDA, encoded by the coding sequence ATGCAGACACCGCTACAGATACGGATCTCATGGCCCGCGGGGCACCTCACCGCGACCCTCGACGACACCCCGACCGCCCAGTCCCTCGCCCAGGCACTGCCCCTCGTCTCCACCGCCCGCACCTGGGGCGAGGAGGTGTACTTCGACACAGGACTGTCGGTTTCACGTGAAACGGACGCCCGGCAGGTCGTAGAGCCGGGCACGGTCGCCTTCTGGGCCGACGGCGACGCGCTCGCCCTCCCCTACGGGCCCACGCCGATCTCACAGGGCGAGGAGTGCCGCCTCGCAAGCCCGTGCAACGTCCTGGGCCGCATCGACGGCGACCCCGGCCTGCTCGCGACCGTGCGGGGCGGCGACCCCGTGCGCGTGGAACTCGTGGACGCCTGA
- a CDS encoding cytochrome ubiquinol oxidase subunit I yields MDLALAPETLARWQFGITTVYHFLFVPLTISLAALTAGLQTAWVRTEKEKYLRATKFWGKLFLINIAMGVVTGIVQEFQFGMNWSDYSRFVGDVFGAPLAFEALIAFFFESTFIGLWIFGWDKLPKKIHLACIWMVSIGTILSAYFILAANSWMQHPVGYRINEAKGRAELTDFWLVLTQNTALAQVFHTLTAAFLTGGAFMVGIAAFHLVRRKHVPVMKTSLRLGLVTVVIGGMLTAISGDVLGKIMYEQQPMKMAAAEALWDGEKPAPFSIFAVGDVDKGHNKVAIEIPGLLSFLAKDDFTSYVPGINDVNKAEQEKYGPGDYRPNIPVAYWGFRWMIGFGMTSFAIGLAGLWLTRKKFLLPQHLRVGEDEVPHLVLLPKKALGPTLTKWYWRMAILTLGFPLIASSWGWIFTEMGRQPWVVYGLFQTRDAVSPGVSQAEVITSMVVFTTLYAILAVIEVKLLVKYVKAGPPELTEADLNPPTKIGGDSRDADKPMAFSY; encoded by the coding sequence GTGGACCTGGCTTTGGCGCCGGAGACCCTGGCGCGATGGCAGTTCGGCATCACCACCGTCTATCACTTTCTGTTCGTCCCCCTGACGATCTCGCTGGCCGCTCTCACGGCCGGGCTGCAGACCGCCTGGGTGCGGACGGAGAAGGAGAAGTACCTCCGGGCGACGAAGTTCTGGGGCAAGCTCTTCCTGATCAACATCGCGATGGGCGTGGTCACCGGCATCGTGCAGGAGTTCCAGTTCGGCATGAACTGGTCCGACTACTCGCGCTTCGTGGGTGACGTCTTCGGTGCGCCGCTCGCCTTCGAGGCGCTGATCGCCTTCTTCTTCGAGTCCACCTTCATCGGCCTGTGGATCTTCGGCTGGGACAAGTTGCCCAAGAAGATCCACCTGGCCTGCATCTGGATGGTCTCGATCGGCACGATCCTGTCGGCGTACTTCATCCTCGCGGCCAACTCCTGGATGCAGCACCCGGTCGGCTACCGGATCAACGAGGCGAAGGGGCGCGCCGAGCTCACCGACTTCTGGCTGGTGCTGACGCAGAACACCGCGCTCGCCCAGGTCTTCCACACGCTCACCGCGGCCTTCCTGACCGGCGGCGCCTTCATGGTCGGCATCGCCGCCTTCCACCTGGTCCGGAGGAAGCATGTGCCGGTGATGAAGACCTCGCTGCGGCTGGGCCTGGTCACCGTCGTCATCGGCGGCATGCTCACCGCGATCAGCGGCGATGTCCTCGGCAAGATCATGTACGAGCAGCAGCCGATGAAGATGGCAGCGGCCGAGGCCCTCTGGGACGGCGAGAAGCCCGCGCCCTTCTCGATCTTCGCCGTCGGTGACGTCGACAAGGGGCACAACAAGGTCGCCATCGAGATCCCCGGCCTGCTGTCCTTCCTCGCCAAGGACGACTTCACCTCGTACGTCCCCGGCATCAACGACGTCAACAAGGCCGAGCAGGAGAAGTACGGCCCCGGCGACTACCGGCCCAACATCCCGGTCGCCTACTGGGGCTTCCGCTGGATGATCGGCTTCGGCATGACGTCGTTCGCCATCGGCCTGGCCGGACTATGGCTGACCCGGAAGAAGTTCCTGTTGCCACAGCACTTGAGGGTGGGTGAGGACGAGGTGCCGCATCTCGTGCTCCTGCCGAAGAAGGCGCTCGGCCCGACCCTCACCAAGTGGTACTGGCGCATGGCGATCCTCACCCTGGGCTTCCCGCTGATCGCCAGCTCCTGGGGCTGGATCTTCACCGAGATGGGACGCCAGCCGTGGGTCGTCTACGGCCTGTTCCAGACGCGTGACGCGGTCTCCCCCGGTGTCTCCCAGGCCGAGGTCATCACCTCGATGGTCGTCTTCACCACGCTGTACGCGATCCTCGCCGTCATCGAGGTCAAGCTGCTGGTCAAGTACGTCAAGGCGGGCCCGCCCGAGCTCACCGAGGCCGACCTCAACCCGCCCACGAAGATCGGCGGCGACTCCCGTGACGCCGACAAGCCGATGGCCTTCTCGTACTAG